In Akkermansia muciniphila ATCC BAA-835, the genomic stretch AAGATGTTCGGTCCTTTCAGCCAGATCATGCCGGAAGTAGTGATGGGAACCACGCGTCCCGTGTGAGGGCTGGTGATGCGTATGGCGATTCCGGGAAGGAGGGCTCCTACGGAACTCTTTTTCATGCCGGGAATGAAGTCTCCGGCGGCATTGGATGGCGCCGGGTCAATGAAGTTGACGGAACAGACGGGAGAGGCTTCCGTCAGGCCGTAGCCTTCACATGGAATAATGCCGAATTTTTCCCGGAAAGCGATGGAAAGGTCTTCCGGCAGTTTTTCCGCGCCAACGATCAGGTAGCGGACGGTTTTAAAGGTGTCCGGTTCGCAGCGTTTCATGAAACCGCGCAGGAAAGTGGGCGTGGTGACTACCAGACTGATTCCGTACTGCTTGATAAGGGCTCCCAGCCGTTTGGCCTCAAGAGGGGAGGGGTAGGTGACCATGTCGTACCCGCCGATCATCGGATACCATAGCCCGATGGTGATGCCGAAGCAGTGGAATACGGGCAGGCTTCCCAGAAACCTGTTTTGCGGTTCCAGCGTAATGCGGGAGGAACATTGAGAGATGTTGGAAAGAAGGTTATGGTGGGTCAGCGGCACGCCCTTGGGTTCCCCGGAAGAGCCGGAAGTGAACATCAGAACGGCTTCGTCCGCGCCTGTAGGCGCGTCCAGCCCCAGTTTTTTAATCATGAACCCCGCTGTCAGGAATTTGATGGCGAGGCCCCAGCGTTTGGCGGAACCTTTAAGCAGGGGAATTTCCCGCTCCATGAGGATCAGATCCCGCTGGGGGGGCCACGGGAAATTCTGGAGCTTTCGCATGAAGGTATCCGCAGTAATAAACCAGTCCACGCCGGATTGCTTTACAGAGCTGGCAAAGGCTCCTTCCGAAGCGGAATAATTGAAATTCACCGGTGTTTTCCCGGCGAACAGGCAGCCCAGATTGGCTATGGCCGCTCCCTTGCCCGGCGGAAGAATGATGCCGACCCGGCGATTCGAGGTAATTTTTTTCAACCTCTTGGCAAAGGCTACGGAAATGGCCAGCAGCTGGCCGTAAGTCAGCGTAGTGTCATCAATGCCGTCGATGACCCGGCAATCGGAATGAAGTTTGAGGCTGCG encodes the following:
- a CDS encoding AMP-binding protein, encoding MFEKELGRDRMTYLVEEGLPPDTATASHLESTKADGILFQAGGSDPVALRSAIMERINEGRRVVFLPGPVSHVKGSISQIPPRVIKALEALHISPVPVYAGFYTNSVLDAEADTDAQADIQIHILPKLAPGAEMAARLTSAWLECSAQAYATLPQLHGSLSALLFRSLKLHSDCRVIDGIDDTTLTYGQLLAISVAFAKRLKKITSNRRVGIILPPGKGAAIANLGCLFAGKTPVNFNYSASEGAFASSVKQSGVDWFITADTFMRKLQNFPWPPQRDLILMEREIPLLKGSAKRWGLAIKFLTAGFMIKKLGLDAPTGADEAVLMFTSGSSGEPKGVPLTHHNLLSNISQCSSRITLEPQNRFLGSLPVFHCFGITIGLWYPMIGGYDMVTYPSPLEAKRLGALIKQYGISLVVTTPTFLRGFMKRCEPDTFKTVRYLIVGAEKLPEDLSIAFREKFGIIPCEGYGLTEASPVCSVNFIDPAPSNAAGDFIPGMKKSSVGALLPGIAIRITSPHTGRVVPITTSGMIWLKGPNIFPGYLGGPETDRDIFVDGWLKTGDIGSADEFGFLKIEGRISRFSKIGGEMVPHEALEAAIMNIWNLDPADEERRIAVVTIPDPVKGEAVALLTTLVTDYVHQARTLIRHGLIDQGLPALWCPKEIIPVERIPVLPSGKLDIKQCRMLAYEALNIPFEP